In one window of Arachis ipaensis cultivar K30076 chromosome B06, Araip1.1, whole genome shotgun sequence DNA:
- the LOC110263811 gene encoding protein MAIN-LIKE 1-like: MAGNNGDMYWLNGIAHVAEFIDERSTRRQQKIIMHDRILLYLDSAGLLHVARLNDYWINLDEPLFSAFMERWCPEIHTFHMSFGECTVTLQDVAYQFGLPVDGFAVSGCLSDFEQLIEREKPTQV; encoded by the exons aTGGCGGGGAACAATGGAGACATGTACTGGTTAAACGGTATTGCGCATGTTGCGGAGTTTATTGACGAGAG GAGCACTCGTAGGCAACAGAAGATAATAATGCATGACCGTATACTACTGTACTTAGATAGTGCTGGATTATTACATGTTGCAAGGCTGAATGATTATTGGATTAATCTTGATGAGCCACTGTTTAGTGCATTTATGGAGCGATGGTGTCCCGAGATCCACACATTTCACATGTCTTTTGGGGAGTGCACAGTAACTTTACAAGATGTGGCATATCAGTTTGGGCTCCCTGTTGATGGATTTGCAGTTAGTGGATGTCTCAGCGACTTTGAGCAGTTGATAGAGAGGGAAAAGCCTACGCAGGTGTAG